One part of the Aquila chrysaetos chrysaetos chromosome 26, bAquChr1.4, whole genome shotgun sequence genome encodes these proteins:
- the SCYL2 gene encoding SCY1-like protein 2 isoform X1 produces the protein MESMLNKLKSTVTKVTADVTSAVMGNPVTREFDVGRHIASGGNGLAWKIFNGTKKSTKQEVAVFVFDKKLIDKYQKFEKDHIIDSLKRGVQQLTRLRHPRLLTVQHPLEESRDCLAFCTEPVCASLANVLGSWDNLPSPLPSDIKEYKLYDVETKYGLLQVSEGLSFLHSSVKMVHGNITPENIILNKSGAWKIMGFDFCIQSTNPSEQEPKFPCKEWDPNLPSLCLPNPEYLAPEYILSVSCETASDMYSLGAVMYAVFNKGKPIFEVNKQDIYKSFSRQLDQLSRLSSSTLQNIPEEVREHVKLLLNVAPAVRPDADQMTKIPFFDDVGAMTLQYFDSLFQRDNLQKSQFFKGLPKVLPKLPKRVIIQRILPCLTSEFVNPDMVPFVLPNVLLIAEECTKEEYIRLILPDLGPVFKQQEPIQASNMILLIFLQKMDLLLTKTPPDEIKNSVLPMVYRALEAPSIQIQELCLNIIPTFANLIDYPSMKNSLIPRIKNACLQTSSLAVRVNSLVCLGKILEYLDKWFVLDDILPFLQQIPSKEPAVLMGILGIYKCTFTHKKLGITKEQLAGKVLPHLIPLSIENNLNLNQFNSFICVIKDMLNRLEAEHKTKLEQLHVMQEQQKSLDIANQMSVSEEARSSSTSNQIDKVFNTSGTDLLTSASDSKENEMSSKQKKASLTLEEKQKLAKEQEQAQKLKSQQPLKPQATAITPPVKQTKDLTDTLIDNMSSLTSHSINKAKVASSNSFSSVPSMGVGMGFSSPIDSTKRNITNGLNPTMGFQTAGFSMGAGPTTQNFFSGPSATGTTKMNIVPTANMPNYSPMNAASAMSPLTQQNRPPDMSALDNLFGPQKPKVSMKQLAQQKSSQWVNQFVPPQGSPSASSSVLGPQMNMIGQPGFGIQGNPFFAPQNFAQPANTMTNSSSASNDLKDLFG, from the exons ATGGAGTCCATGCTGAATAAATTGAAGAGTACCGTTACAAAGGTAACGGCTGATGTCACCAGCGCAGTCATGGGAAATCCTGTTACCAGGGAATTTGATGTTGGCCGACATATTGCCAGTGGTGGTAATGGTCTTGCTTGGAAGATATTTAATGGAActaaaaaatcaacaaaacag GAAGTGGCTGTTTTTGTCTTTGATAAGAAGCTAATAGACAAATATCAAAAATTTGAAAAGGATCACATTATTGATTCTTTAAAACGAGGTGTTCAACAGCTAACCAGGCTTCGACACCCTCGACTACTTACTGTGCAACATCCATTGGAAGAATCCAG GGATTGCTTGGCATTTTGTACAGAACCAGTCTGTGCAAGTTTAGCTAATGTTCTTGGCAGCTGGGACAATCTACCTTCTCCTTTACCATCTGACATCAAAGAATACAAACTTTATGATGTGGAGACCAAATATGGTTTGCTTCAG GTTTCTGAAGGCTTGTCATTTTTGCATAGCAGTGTGAAAATGGTCCATGGAAATATTACtcctgaaaatataattttaaataagagtGGAGCATGGAAAATTATGGGGTTTGATTTTTGTATTCAGTCAACAAATCCATCTGAACAGGAG CCAAAGTTCCCATGTAAGGAATGGGATCCAAACTTACCATCCCTGTGTCTTCCAAATCCTGAATATCTGGCACCAGAATATATTCTCTCCGTGAGCTGTGAGACAGCCAGTGATATGTACTCTCTAGGTGCTGTTATGTATGCGGTGTTTAATAAAGGGAAACCAATTTTTGAAGTCAACAAGCAGGATATTTATAAAAGCTTTAGTAGACAGCTGGATCAG CTGAGCCGTTTAAGCTCCAGTACTCTTCAGAATATACCAGAGGAGGTGCGTGAACATGTAAAGCTACTCTTAAATGTAGCTCCAGCAGTCAGACCAGACGCAGATCAAATGACTAAG atACCATTCTTCGATGATGTAGGAGCAATGACGCTTCAGTATTTTGATTCATTATTTCAAAGGGATAACCTTCAGAAATCACAGTTTTTTAAAGGGCTACCAAAGGTTCTGCCAAAACTACCTAAG cgTGTTATAATACAGCGAATTTTGCCTTGCTTGACTTCTGAATTTGTGAATCCTGATATGGTACCCTTTGTCTTGCCTAATGTTCTCCTAATTGCTGAGGAATGCACCAAAGAAGAATATATCAGGCTCATTCTGCCTGATCTTGGTCCTGTTTTTAAGCAGCAAGAACCAATCCAG GCAAGCAACATG aTCTTGTTGATCTTCCTGCAAAAAATGGACTTGCTTCTAACCAAAACTCCACCAGATGAAATAAAGAACAGTGTTCTACCAATGGTTTATAGAGCCTTGGAAGCACCTTCAATTCAGATCCAG gagCTTTGCCTAAATATAATTCCTACGTTTGCCAATTTGATAGATTACCCATcaatgaaaaattcattaattCCAAGAATCAAAAATGCATGTTTGCAAACTTCCTCTCTTGCT GTCCGGGTAAACTCACTAGTGTGCTTAGGCAAGATTTTGGAGTACTTGGATAAATGGTTTGTGCTTGATGATATTTTGCCCTTCCTACAACAAATTCCATCCAAGGAACCTGCAGTGCTAATGGGAATTTTAG GTATTTACAAATGTACATTTACTCATAAGAAGTTGGGAATTACCAAAGAACAGCTTGCAGGAAAAGTATTGCCCCATCTGATTCCTCTTAGTATTGAGAACAATCTTAATCTCAATCAG ttcaattcttttatttgtgttatAAAAGATATGCTTAATAGATTGGAGGCAgaacataaaacaaaactggagCAACTTCATGTCATGCAAGAGCAACAGAA ATCTTTGGATATTGCTAACCAAATGAGCGTGTCTGAAGAGGCAAGATCTAGTAGTACAAGTAATCAG ATTGACAAGGTGTTTAATACTAGTGGAACTGACCTTCTAACTAGTGCATCTGATAGTAAAGAGAATGAGATgtcatcaaaacagaaaaag GCATCACTTACACttgaagagaagcaaaagtTAGCTAAAGAACAAGAACAggcacagaaactgaaaagccaGCAACCTCTCAAGCCACAAGCAACTGCAATAACACCTCCAGTGAAGCAG ACAAAAGACTTGACAGATACCTTGATAGATAATATGTCATCTTTGACTAGCCATTCTATCAACAAAGCTAAAGTTGCATCTTCAAACAGCTTCTCTTCTGTCCCTTCTATGGGTGTTGGAATGGGATTTTCATCACCTATTGACAGCACAAAGAGAAATATAACAAATGGACTAAATCCAACTATGGGTTTTCAGACTGCTGGATTCAGTATGGGAGCTGGTCCCACCACTCAGAATTTCTTCAGTGGTCCAAGTGCAACAGGAACAACCAAGATGAACATTGTACCAACTGCCAATATGCCAAATTACAGTCCTATGAATGCTGCATCTGCGATGTCTCCACTGACGCAACAAAACAGACCCCCAGATATGTCTGCTTTAGATAATCTTTTTGGTCCTCAAAAACCCAAAGTTAGTATGAAACAGTTGGCTCAACAGAAATCAAGCCAGTGGGTTAATCAGTTTGTACCCCCACAAGGGTCCCCAAGTGCGAGCAGTTCAGTCTTGGGACCTCAGATGAACATGATAGGACAGCCTGGCTTTGGTATACAGGGTAATCCTTTCTTTGCTCCTCAGAACTTTGCACAACCGGCGAACACAATGACAAACAGCAGCTCAGCTAGTAATGACTTAAAAGATCTTTTTGggtaa
- the SCYL2 gene encoding SCY1-like protein 2 isoform X2, producing the protein MESMLNKLKSTVTKVTADVTSAVMGNPVTREFDVGRHIASGGNGLAWKIFNGTKKSTKQEVAVFVFDKKLIDKYQKFEKDHIIDSLKRGVQQLTRLRHPRLLTVQHPLEESRDCLAFCTEPVCASLANVLGSWDNLPSPLPSDIKEYKLYDVETKYGLLQVSEGLSFLHSSVKMVHGNITPENIILNKSGAWKIMGFDFCIQSTNPSEQEPKFPCKEWDPNLPSLCLPNPEYLAPEYILSVSCETASDMYSLGAVMYAVFNKGKPIFEVNKQDIYKSFSRQLDQLSRLSSSTLQNIPEEVREHVKLLLNVAPAVRPDADQMTKIPFFDDVGAMTLQYFDSLFQRDNLQKSQFFKGLPKVLPKLPKRVIIQRILPCLTSEFVNPDMVPFVLPNVLLIAEECTKEEYIRLILPDLGPVFKQQEPIQILLIFLQKMDLLLTKTPPDEIKNSVLPMVYRALEAPSIQIQELCLNIIPTFANLIDYPSMKNSLIPRIKNACLQTSSLAVRVNSLVCLGKILEYLDKWFVLDDILPFLQQIPSKEPAVLMGILGIYKCTFTHKKLGITKEQLAGKVLPHLIPLSIENNLNLNQFNSFICVIKDMLNRLEAEHKTKLEQLHVMQEQQKSLDIANQMSVSEEARSSSTSNQIDKVFNTSGTDLLTSASDSKENEMSSKQKKASLTLEEKQKLAKEQEQAQKLKSQQPLKPQATAITPPVKQTKDLTDTLIDNMSSLTSHSINKAKVASSNSFSSVPSMGVGMGFSSPIDSTKRNITNGLNPTMGFQTAGFSMGAGPTTQNFFSGPSATGTTKMNIVPTANMPNYSPMNAASAMSPLTQQNRPPDMSALDNLFGPQKPKVSMKQLAQQKSSQWVNQFVPPQGSPSASSSVLGPQMNMIGQPGFGIQGNPFFAPQNFAQPANTMTNSSSASNDLKDLFG; encoded by the exons ATGGAGTCCATGCTGAATAAATTGAAGAGTACCGTTACAAAGGTAACGGCTGATGTCACCAGCGCAGTCATGGGAAATCCTGTTACCAGGGAATTTGATGTTGGCCGACATATTGCCAGTGGTGGTAATGGTCTTGCTTGGAAGATATTTAATGGAActaaaaaatcaacaaaacag GAAGTGGCTGTTTTTGTCTTTGATAAGAAGCTAATAGACAAATATCAAAAATTTGAAAAGGATCACATTATTGATTCTTTAAAACGAGGTGTTCAACAGCTAACCAGGCTTCGACACCCTCGACTACTTACTGTGCAACATCCATTGGAAGAATCCAG GGATTGCTTGGCATTTTGTACAGAACCAGTCTGTGCAAGTTTAGCTAATGTTCTTGGCAGCTGGGACAATCTACCTTCTCCTTTACCATCTGACATCAAAGAATACAAACTTTATGATGTGGAGACCAAATATGGTTTGCTTCAG GTTTCTGAAGGCTTGTCATTTTTGCATAGCAGTGTGAAAATGGTCCATGGAAATATTACtcctgaaaatataattttaaataagagtGGAGCATGGAAAATTATGGGGTTTGATTTTTGTATTCAGTCAACAAATCCATCTGAACAGGAG CCAAAGTTCCCATGTAAGGAATGGGATCCAAACTTACCATCCCTGTGTCTTCCAAATCCTGAATATCTGGCACCAGAATATATTCTCTCCGTGAGCTGTGAGACAGCCAGTGATATGTACTCTCTAGGTGCTGTTATGTATGCGGTGTTTAATAAAGGGAAACCAATTTTTGAAGTCAACAAGCAGGATATTTATAAAAGCTTTAGTAGACAGCTGGATCAG CTGAGCCGTTTAAGCTCCAGTACTCTTCAGAATATACCAGAGGAGGTGCGTGAACATGTAAAGCTACTCTTAAATGTAGCTCCAGCAGTCAGACCAGACGCAGATCAAATGACTAAG atACCATTCTTCGATGATGTAGGAGCAATGACGCTTCAGTATTTTGATTCATTATTTCAAAGGGATAACCTTCAGAAATCACAGTTTTTTAAAGGGCTACCAAAGGTTCTGCCAAAACTACCTAAG cgTGTTATAATACAGCGAATTTTGCCTTGCTTGACTTCTGAATTTGTGAATCCTGATATGGTACCCTTTGTCTTGCCTAATGTTCTCCTAATTGCTGAGGAATGCACCAAAGAAGAATATATCAGGCTCATTCTGCCTGATCTTGGTCCTGTTTTTAAGCAGCAAGAACCAATCCAG aTCTTGTTGATCTTCCTGCAAAAAATGGACTTGCTTCTAACCAAAACTCCACCAGATGAAATAAAGAACAGTGTTCTACCAATGGTTTATAGAGCCTTGGAAGCACCTTCAATTCAGATCCAG gagCTTTGCCTAAATATAATTCCTACGTTTGCCAATTTGATAGATTACCCATcaatgaaaaattcattaattCCAAGAATCAAAAATGCATGTTTGCAAACTTCCTCTCTTGCT GTCCGGGTAAACTCACTAGTGTGCTTAGGCAAGATTTTGGAGTACTTGGATAAATGGTTTGTGCTTGATGATATTTTGCCCTTCCTACAACAAATTCCATCCAAGGAACCTGCAGTGCTAATGGGAATTTTAG GTATTTACAAATGTACATTTACTCATAAGAAGTTGGGAATTACCAAAGAACAGCTTGCAGGAAAAGTATTGCCCCATCTGATTCCTCTTAGTATTGAGAACAATCTTAATCTCAATCAG ttcaattcttttatttgtgttatAAAAGATATGCTTAATAGATTGGAGGCAgaacataaaacaaaactggagCAACTTCATGTCATGCAAGAGCAACAGAA ATCTTTGGATATTGCTAACCAAATGAGCGTGTCTGAAGAGGCAAGATCTAGTAGTACAAGTAATCAG ATTGACAAGGTGTTTAATACTAGTGGAACTGACCTTCTAACTAGTGCATCTGATAGTAAAGAGAATGAGATgtcatcaaaacagaaaaag GCATCACTTACACttgaagagaagcaaaagtTAGCTAAAGAACAAGAACAggcacagaaactgaaaagccaGCAACCTCTCAAGCCACAAGCAACTGCAATAACACCTCCAGTGAAGCAG ACAAAAGACTTGACAGATACCTTGATAGATAATATGTCATCTTTGACTAGCCATTCTATCAACAAAGCTAAAGTTGCATCTTCAAACAGCTTCTCTTCTGTCCCTTCTATGGGTGTTGGAATGGGATTTTCATCACCTATTGACAGCACAAAGAGAAATATAACAAATGGACTAAATCCAACTATGGGTTTTCAGACTGCTGGATTCAGTATGGGAGCTGGTCCCACCACTCAGAATTTCTTCAGTGGTCCAAGTGCAACAGGAACAACCAAGATGAACATTGTACCAACTGCCAATATGCCAAATTACAGTCCTATGAATGCTGCATCTGCGATGTCTCCACTGACGCAACAAAACAGACCCCCAGATATGTCTGCTTTAGATAATCTTTTTGGTCCTCAAAAACCCAAAGTTAGTATGAAACAGTTGGCTCAACAGAAATCAAGCCAGTGGGTTAATCAGTTTGTACCCCCACAAGGGTCCCCAAGTGCGAGCAGTTCAGTCTTGGGACCTCAGATGAACATGATAGGACAGCCTGGCTTTGGTATACAGGGTAATCCTTTCTTTGCTCCTCAGAACTTTGCACAACCGGCGAACACAATGACAAACAGCAGCTCAGCTAGTAATGACTTAAAAGATCTTTTTGggtaa
- the DEPDC4 gene encoding DEP domain-containing protein 4 isoform X2 — MAVYLTPRFRRLRSQGELEPRRGRRRDCDGPFQATQLWNSIIHALHSQVEIKRRRQHLKTYKNCFTGSNAVDVVLSHLMQSMYLSCNDISRLKGVRVCQVLMDHKVFEPVGAKLYLFKNEKEPEFEDTNTSLYKFVNSSLTPFLPRKNEDNESLSPEQICKQKTKRRSKTKCETTRSNPLALEAADKKRVEELLRSINVHASLPPKIMVNELTHLLSKRVIEDVWKQQTLLRLLQLIDVPLLEDILVSSVKTKLDCFGKEEDLIISNTFLDREVTCSLNLPELDKWLYAAIECLEYFPDQFIVMVSQQLPQSPNKPSSLNTYKKILFDIIIKYYSQKKDSLLATQDLDIHSGIIELIEKGNTDQALEASQLYLKLLAPNIREELHRLLAFIAIASESEGYKLQKQFDNRAVIIKTCTKFILQNKTLSKPQAELLTQFLMDNHSELFKTPSTLLELTSRRLQSLLEGQDPDIDSVSSFRLLYCQCIMCLNIEEKQ, encoded by the exons ATGGCGGTTTATTTGACTCCGCGCTTCAGGAGGCTCCGCAGTCAGGGCGAGCTAGAGCCgcggcgggggaggcggcgAG attGTGATGGTCCTTTTCAAGCAACTCAGCTGTGGAACAGTATTATTCATGCTCTTCACAGTCAGGTGGAAATCAAAAGGCGTAGACAGCatctgaaaacatacaaaaactGTTTCACCGGCTCAAATGCTGTTGATGTGGTACTGAGCCATCTTATGCAAAGCATGTACCTAAGCTGCAATGATATTTCTCGGCTGAAGGGAGTCCGTGTATGCCAAGTGTTGATGGATCACAAGGTGTTTGAGCCAGTTGGAGCAAAGCTCTACTTATTCAAGAATGAGAAAGAACCAGAGTTTGAAGACACAAACACTAGTCTCTATAAATTTGTAAATAGCAGTCTTActccttttcttccaagaaagaATGAAGACAATGAGAGCTTGTCTCCTGAGCAAATCtgcaaacagaagacaaaaagacGTTCCAA aACGAAGTGTGAAACAACACGTTCAAACCCCTTAGCATTAGAAGCAGCTGATAAAAAGAGGGTAGAGGAGCTCCTTCGATCAATAAATGTTCATGCATCTTTACCTCCAAAGATCATGGTTAATGAACTGACtcatctgctttcaaaaagaG TAATAGAAGATGTCTGGAAACAGCAAACTCTGCTACGATTGCTGCAGTTGATTGATGTTCCACTTCTAGAAGATATCTTGGTGTCTTCAGTGAAGACAAAACTAGACTGTTTTGGCAAAGAAGAAGACCTGATTATCTCAAATACTTTCCTGGACAGAGAGGTTACATGTAGCTTAAACTTGCCTGA GCTTGACAAATGGCTCTATGCTGCAATTGAATGCTTGGAGTATTTCCCAGACCAATTCATAGTGATGGTTAGTCAGCAGTTACCTCAAAGCCCTAACAAACCCAGCAGTCTGAATACATACAAGAAGATTCTTTTTGACATTATAATAAAGTATTATAGTCAAAAGAAGGACTCCCTTCTTGCCACTCAGGATCTCGATATTCATTCAGGAATTATAGAACTTATAG aaaaaggaaatacagatcAAGCTCTAGAGGCATCacaactttatttaaaattattagcaCCAAATATCCGAGAAGAACTACACAGACTCCTGGCATTCATAGCAATTGCATCTGAATCTGAGGGCTACAAATTACAAAAACAA TTTGATAACAGAGCTGTGATCATCAAGACTTGCACAAAGTTCATCTTGCAAAATAAGACATTGTCAAAACCACAGGCAGAACTGCTGACTCAGTTTCTGATGGACAATCACTCTGAGCTCTTCAAG ACTCCTTCAACTCTTCTGGAACTAACTAGTAGAAGACTTCAGAGTTTGCTAGAAGGACAAGATCCAGATATTGATTCAG